In the genome of Vibrio ziniensis, the window AGTATTAGACGCTACGATTAAACGGGGGCCATCGACGTCATTAATTACTGAAGCTCGTACACCAGGGTTACTCTTTTCACCATTAATGCCACGAACAATATCAATAAGTTTAGATTGAGGCTTAACTTCTACGTTGAAGCTTTTATTACCTAGCGAAATTTGCAGCTTACCAGGGCCAAATTTTGCGTCAGGTGATAGAACATTTGACGCAATTTTATGGCTCTGGGCAAGCTGCAACACATCTACTGAGTATTTTCCAGCAATGGCATCAGTGGTTGCTGTTGCGACAACAGACTTTTCATCAGAAGTATCAACAGAACGAACTGCAAACGCCTTGTCTTGACGAAAACTTGCCATCAAGTTTTTCATCGTATCAAGCGACTCTCTGAGTCGGCCATAGGCACTAATACTGGTATCAATACCAACGCGCTCGTTATCAATTCGTTGCTGCTTTGGAACACGCTCTGAATTAACAATTTTGCTGACCATTGAATTTATATCAAAGCCAGTGTTCATTCCCATTGGGCCTAAACTCATTCAACCACCTCAAAAATACATTTACACCTTAGCCGACAATAAGCCCGATTTATGGTCCTGTTGTCGGGAAAGACGTCGTAATACTTCAAGCATTTCTTCTTCAGGAATTTGGCGGATAATGTCACCCGTTGAGGCTTCATACACCGTTACTACATCATGACCAGATTCTTCATCAATTCGGAAGGCTAACCCTTTATTAATAGAATTAACAAATTCGCTAACCTGCTCAACCATTTTAGCTCGTCTTTCCTCATTCAGCTTATCTCGTTCTCTCGAACTCTCGATAGCTGCTTCAATAGACAGCTGCTTAGTTTTCTTCACTTGATTCGTAATATGCTCTGAGACTTTTTCAGAGCTTTCTATTGGTCGTTCTTCCCTTTTCGAAGTCGAAATGTTACTTACGCTTTCCTTTTCTGAAGCAAATTTGATGCCACTTTGTGAGCCGAAAGGCTGGACGTTCGATGTGTATAATGGTGTTTCCATAACAATCTCCCTTCCACCTTAGAGGTAGCTTATTCCTGATGGTACTACCTATAAAGCTCAAATAGCTTTATCTATTAACCTAGTAAGCTAAGAGCTGCTGATGGTGACTGCTTCGCTTGTGCCAACACAGACGTACTCGCTTGCTGTAGTATTTGCGATTTCGTCATTGCTGTTGTTTCACGAGCGTAATCTGTATCTTTGATACGACTACGAGAAGCGTTTACGTTTTCGTTGATATTCTCTAAGTTACTAATAGCATGTCCGAAACGATTCTGGAATGCACCTAGTGAAGCTCGTTGACTATCTACAGCTTTTAGAGCACCGTCAATAACAGCAATGGCTTCTTGAGAACCACCAACAGTTGAAACATCAATATCTTTCACCGTTAGAGCTTGAGCTTGGCCGAAACCAATTTCAGAACCTAAATCACCACCGATTGTTACATCACCTGTGACTTTTTGCGTTGCAGCGAAAAGTTGTAGCTTACCACCTTCAGCCACAGAAGCTTTGATATCATCGCTTTGACCGTTGATGTAAGTCGCAACCTCTTCAAGGTCATCACCCGCTTTTGCTGAAATAGTCAGTTCACGAGCATCGCCTTGTTTATCGGTATAGCTTAACGTTAAATCTTTAGCGTCACCAACTTTCCAGTCAGCTGATTTCCCTTCTTGAGCACGATATGCTACGCCACCCATTTGCATGGTATCTGAGCGCATATTACTCATTTTTAACGAAACAGCTTCACCTGAGTCGGCGCCGATTTGGAATGATTTTTCACCAAAAGAGCCATTTAGTAGCTTATTACCACCAAAAGATGTTGATTCGGCAATACGATTGAGTTCGTCATTAAGTGCTGTCACCTCTTCTTGAATTGCCAAACGTTCAGAACGAGAGTTCGAACCGTTAGACGATTGCAATGATAGGTCACGCATACGTTGAAGGATATTGGTAGTCTCATTCATTGCACCTTCAGCTGTTTGTGCGATCGAGATACCGTCGTTTGCATTTCTTACAGCCATGTCTAAACCACGGCTTTGAGAACTTAAACGGTTTGTAATTTGTAGGCCAGCAGCATCATCTTTTGCGCTGTTGATTCGGTAACCCGAAGACAAACGCTCCATTGATTTTTGCGTACCATCAGCAGCACTATTCAAATACCGTTGAGCAGT includes:
- the flaG gene encoding flagellar protein FlaG, with product METPLYTSNVQPFGSQSGIKFASEKESVSNISTSKREERPIESSEKVSEHITNQVKKTKQLSIEAAIESSRERDKLNEERRAKMVEQVSEFVNSINKGLAFRIDEESGHDVVTVYEASTGDIIRQIPEEEMLEVLRRLSRQQDHKSGLLSAKV
- a CDS encoding flagellin, which codes for MAISVNTNVAGMTAQRYLNSAADGTQKSMERLSSGYRINSAKDDAAGLQITNRLSSQSRGLDMAVRNANDGISIAQTAEGAMNETTNILQRMRDLSLQSSNGSNSRSERLAIQEEVTALNDELNRIAESTSFGGNKLLNGSFGEKSFQIGADSGEAVSLKMSNMRSDTMQMGGVAYRAQEGKSADWKVGDAKDLTLSYTDKQGDARELTISAKAGDDLEEVATYINGQSDDIKASVAEGGKLQLFAATQKVTGDVTIGGDLGSEIGFGQAQALTVKDIDVSTVGGSQEAIAVIDGALKAVDSQRASLGAFQNRFGHAISNLENINENVNASRSRIKDTDYARETTAMTKSQILQQASTSVLAQAKQSPSAALSLLG